TGCACAATCTCTGCGTGGTCGATCTGTCCGCCTTCTACCTCGACATCATCAAGGACCGCCTTTACGTGGAGGAGCGGGACGGCCTCAAGCGCCGTTCGGCCCAAACCGTGCTCTGGCAGGTTCTGCTGATGCTTCTTGAGGATATGGCCCCAGTCCTGTCCTTCACCGCCGAGGAGGCCTTCCAAGACCTGCCCGAGGCCATCAAAAACGCCCTGCCCCAGAGCAAAACGGTCTTCGCCCTGCGATTCCAGCCCGAGCGGCCAGGACTCTCCGCCGACAAGCGCGCCCGATGGGAAAAGCTGGCCCTGATCCGGTCCGAGGTCAACAAGGCCATCGAGCCCAAGCGCAAAGACCGCGTCATTGGCAAGTCCCTGGACGCCCAGGTGACTCTCTACGCCGATGACGAGATCCGCCAGTTGGTCTCCACCGAAGCCATCGACCCGCGCGAGTTCTTCATCATCTCCAAGCTGGTCCTGGACAAGCCGGAGAATGCCCCGGCCGACGCCTATGTGGCCGAGGATATCGAGAATCTCAAGGTGGCCGTGGCCGCCGCACCGGGCGAAAAGTGCGAACGGTGCTGGCGCATCGCCGAGGACCTGGGCACAGACCCGGCCTATCCCGACGCCTGCCCGCGCTGCACGGCGGTCCTGAAGAAACTGGGTTAGAGGCCCATGAACCGATACAAGTTGGCAGGAGCCTGGGCGGCGGGCACCGTGGCGCTCGATCAAATCACGAAGCTCCTGGTGCACAACCTGATGCAGCCGTGGACCGGCCGGGAGATCATCCCCGGCCTGTTCAATCTGGTTCACGTCCTGAACAAGGGCGCGGCCTGGGGCTTTCTGGACGACGAGAACATCGATTGGCAGCGTCCCTTGTTCATCCTCATCTCCGTGGCCGCCGTGCTGATCATCGCCTATATGGTCAGACTGACCAGGGACGGGGACCGCTGGATGCTCTCCGGCCTGGGCATGATCGCGGGGGGAGCCGTTGGCAATGCCATCGACCGGATCTGGCTCGGCTCGGTCATCGACTTCCTGGACTTTTACGCGGGCAGCTACCACTGGCCCGCCTTCAACGTAGCCGACAGCGCCCTGACCGTGGGCGCGGGCTGCATCATCGTATCCACGCTGCTCAACCGCGGGAATGCCCGGAAGACATCCCGCCTTTCCTAAGGAGAACGCACCATGTTCGCAGACTTCTCGGCCCTGACCCCGACCCAGTGGGCCATCGTGCTGATCGCCGTCGGCGCCTGTTTCGCCTTCAGCGCCTGGTCCATCCTGGACGTCTGGAAGCGAAGCTTCGAATCCCCGACGGAAAAAAGCCTGTGGATGCAGATCTG
The sequence above is drawn from the Desulfovibrio sp. Huiquan2017 genome and encodes:
- a CDS encoding PLD nuclease N-terminal domain-containing protein; the encoded protein is MFADFSALTPTQWAIVLIAVGACFAFSAWSILDVWKRSFESPTEKSLWMQICIFIPILGALTYLFLGRKRGSLQ
- the lspA gene encoding signal peptidase II, yielding MNRYKLAGAWAAGTVALDQITKLLVHNLMQPWTGREIIPGLFNLVHVLNKGAAWGFLDDENIDWQRPLFILISVAAVLIIAYMVRLTRDGDRWMLSGLGMIAGGAVGNAIDRIWLGSVIDFLDFYAGSYHWPAFNVADSALTVGAGCIIVSTLLNRGNARKTSRLS